The following are from one region of the Ignavibacteriota bacterium genome:
- a CDS encoding Zn-dependent oligopeptidase — MKHKITAILLVCFIVTIPLLSADKSSSSNNPLLGKFNETIRFADLTAENIKEATDVSIKEAREALVKLYAIPKEKRTFDNTMLELDNIYNRAGNVYGCIYLMNSTHPDDAVRNMAQESNAEFSKFFNEISLDENLYRAVKDYSETAEAKSLKGYKSRFVQKTVEDFERNGFALSKEKRDELKAINDKLSDLTILFQKNIAEVNDYLIVNEAEIDGLQEDYKNARRQEDGSYKIDLTYPSYIPFMKFSNSESARKKLYTLYNNRAATKNPEVLIKVLMLRQQMAELLGFKTYAEYRTGDRMAKTPQNVWDFENNLIDRLKEKARIDYDELLAVKKVKQKSDTINVIQPWESSYYNNILLKEKYELDQNQVKEYFEINNVIDGLFQITQNLFGVEYEEVKDPSVWHKDVRLFNVKQDGKIISRFYIDLYPRPNKYSHAACFPMIGSKETDNGLQLPTATLVCNFPAPTADMPSLLPHGDVETFFHEFGHVLHSVLTKTKLSSQSGTSVSRDFVEAPSQIFENWTWNYESLKLFAKHYKTGEVLPKELFDKMLAAKNVGSGLANTQQVYYGVFDFTLHDKYDPTSSEPIVEVMKGLQNKITLYPYLEGTQMFAAFGHLMGYAAGYYSYLWALVYADDMFSIFDKNGIMDKATGLKYRDIILANGSSRDELEMVKEFLGREPNQDAFFKAIGLDVK; from the coding sequence ATGAAACATAAAATCACCGCCATTCTACTTGTTTGCTTCATAGTAACAATACCGCTGCTATCTGCTGATAAGAGTTCCTCATCAAACAATCCACTGCTCGGAAAGTTTAACGAAACCATCCGGTTTGCAGATTTGACCGCCGAGAACATCAAGGAAGCAACCGATGTTTCAATTAAAGAAGCGAGAGAGGCGCTTGTAAAACTTTATGCTATTCCGAAAGAGAAAAGAACTTTTGATAACACAATGCTTGAGCTTGATAATATTTACAATAGAGCAGGAAATGTTTATGGATGTATTTACCTGATGAACAGCACTCATCCCGATGATGCGGTAAGAAATATGGCACAAGAAAGCAACGCGGAATTTTCAAAATTTTTTAATGAAATTTCTCTTGATGAAAATCTTTACCGTGCTGTAAAGGATTATTCTGAAACGGCAGAAGCAAAATCATTAAAAGGTTATAAATCAAGATTCGTTCAAAAAACTGTTGAAGATTTTGAACGAAATGGTTTTGCACTTTCGAAAGAAAAGAGAGATGAGTTGAAAGCAATCAATGATAAGCTCTCCGACCTTACTATTCTCTTCCAGAAAAATATCGCAGAGGTGAACGATTACCTGATTGTAAATGAAGCTGAGATTGACGGACTCCAGGAAGATTATAAAAATGCAAGACGACAGGAAGATGGAAGTTACAAAATTGATCTTACATATCCTTCTTACATTCCTTTTATGAAATTTTCCAACTCGGAATCAGCACGGAAAAAACTTTATACTTTGTACAACAATCGCGCTGCAACAAAAAATCCCGAAGTGCTGATAAAGGTTTTGATGCTTCGCCAGCAGATGGCAGAGCTGTTAGGTTTTAAAACTTATGCTGAATACAGAACCGGAGACAGGATGGCAAAAACTCCGCAGAACGTCTGGGATTTTGAAAACAATCTGATAGACAGGCTCAAAGAAAAAGCACGGATAGATTATGATGAGTTGCTTGCTGTCAAAAAAGTAAAGCAGAAAAGTGATACTATTAATGTTATTCAGCCGTGGGAATCTTCTTACTACAACAATATACTTCTGAAAGAAAAGTATGAGCTTGATCAGAATCAGGTGAAAGAATATTTTGAAATTAATAATGTGATTGATGGCTTATTTCAGATAACACAAAATTTATTTGGAGTGGAATATGAAGAAGTGAAAGACCCATCGGTTTGGCACAAAGATGTAAGACTGTTCAACGTAAAACAAGACGGAAAAATTATTTCAAGATTTTACATTGATTTATATCCGAGACCAAATAAATATTCCCACGCTGCATGTTTTCCGATGATTGGCAGCAAAGAAACAGATAATGGATTACAACTGCCTACTGCTACTCTCGTGTGTAACTTTCCTGCACCAACAGCAGATATGCCATCGCTTCTTCCTCACGGAGATGTTGAAACTTTCTTCCATGAGTTTGGACACGTTCTGCACAGCGTACTAACGAAAACAAAACTTTCCTCACAGTCAGGCACTTCGGTTTCAAGAGATTTTGTTGAAGCACCATCGCAGATTTTTGAAAACTGGACATGGAATTATGAATCACTGAAACTTTTTGCTAAACATTACAAAACCGGCGAAGTACTTCCAAAAGAATTATTTGATAAAATGCTCGCAGCAAAAAATGTTGGTTCTGGTCTTGCAAACACACAGCAGGTTTATTACGGAGTTTTTGATTTCACACTTCATGATAAATATGATCCAACAAGCAGCGAACCAATAGTTGAAGTTATGAAAGGACTTCAGAATAAAATTACATTATATCCGTACCTTGAAGGCACACAAATGTTTGCTGCTTTCGGACATTTGATGGGTTATGCTGCGGGTTATTACAGTTATTTGTGGGCGCTTGTTTATGCAGACGATATGTTTTCAATCTTTGATAAAAATGGAATAATGGACAAAGCAACAGGACTCAAATACCGCGACATAATTCTTGCAAACGGCAGCTCGCGTGACGAGCTTGAAATGGTAAAAGAATTTTTAGGCAGAGAACCAAATCAGGATGCTTTTTTTAAAGCAATTGGTTTAGATGTTAAATAA
- a CDS encoding carbohydrate-binding domain-containing protein yields MKKILFVLLSVFVSSNLFPQELNVVNKNGQTQTFNLSDINNLTFSQQILFLMKSQQLVQNNLMIHAQNQTVGMFISGIDSVYFNESGTVTYFQTTGGLNQFTLAEIDSISFSVVADSTVYITYNDTTASILNPLASLGVSVQAEGADVIVTANSGISDLNYVLTGAASDGMFKIYSDEKLNLHLSDVQITNNDGPAINIQSGERITVYLEDGTNNILTDGVNYASPPSGEDQKSAFFSEGELVFFGTGNLEINGLATNKHGLCSDNYIEINQSHIVINSTAKDGIHVNDGVFMNGGTVDITSNEDGIDAGSAVVEISAGTLSILNTGDDQSAIKADSTINITGGNINITVEGDQSKGISSDQTIYLSNCTINIITTGGVVLEPSGSGFDPSYCTAIKADIDVVINSSDITITTSGPAGRGISCDGNFIFNSGTLEITSSGDGASYTNTSGEPDAYAGHCINIDGNVVILDGEITINHSGDGGKATDVDSKMLIGSASTIPTIHITTTGQPIYISPDEYAEAKALSADSTIRIYNCDINISSADDGIKSKDSIFIYGGTINITQSVEGIETPNLIINGGDISVKASDDGLNTTYGLGGETNDGSKMIINDGYVFVSSTEGDAIDANGDIYFNGGVIVAHGPNASGFTFEVGIDFNGECKISGGFVVISGTNSMLTQAPSNTSTQHSVLLKTTQIIQAGTLFHIEDINGVELLTFAPSKTYYSIIFSDSQLTAGAQYRVYTGGTYNGGTVRNGLYSGGTYTPGILKKTFTLTNMVQTVTF; encoded by the coding sequence ATGAAAAAAATATTATTTGTCTTACTTTCGGTGTTTGTTTCTTCAAATTTATTTCCACAGGAACTTAATGTGGTTAATAAAAACGGACAAACTCAAACTTTCAATCTTTCTGATATTAATAATTTAACATTCAGCCAACAGATTTTGTTTTTAATGAAAAGTCAGCAGTTGGTACAAAACAACTTAATGATTCACGCGCAAAACCAAACTGTTGGTATGTTCATTTCCGGAATAGACAGCGTGTACTTTAATGAATCAGGAACTGTAACTTATTTTCAAACAACTGGTGGACTTAATCAGTTTACGCTTGCCGAAATTGACAGTATCAGCTTTTCTGTCGTTGCTGATTCAACCGTTTACATAACATATAACGACACAACGGCATCAATACTTAATCCTCTTGCAAGTCTTGGTGTTTCGGTTCAGGCTGAAGGCGCAGACGTTATCGTTACTGCAAATTCGGGAATCAGTGATCTCAATTATGTTTTGACAGGTGCTGCTTCGGATGGAATGTTTAAAATCTATTCTGATGAAAAACTGAACCTACATTTAAGTGATGTTCAGATTACAAATAATGATGGTCCTGCAATAAATATTCAATCGGGCGAGAGAATCACTGTTTATCTTGAAGACGGAACAAATAATATATTAACCGACGGAGTGAATTATGCATCTCCGCCAAGTGGCGAAGACCAGAAGAGTGCTTTTTTCAGCGAAGGAGAACTTGTCTTCTTTGGTACGGGGAACCTTGAAATAAATGGATTAGCCACAAACAAACATGGATTATGCAGCGATAATTATATAGAAATAAATCAAAGCCATATAGTTATTAACAGCACTGCTAAAGATGGGATTCATGTGAATGACGGAGTATTTATGAATGGCGGAACTGTTGATATTACTTCTAATGAAGATGGTATTGATGCCGGAAGTGCAGTTGTTGAAATTTCTGCTGGAACACTTTCTATATTGAATACTGGAGATGATCAAAGTGCTATTAAAGCCGATAGCACAATTAATATAACCGGCGGCAACATAAATATTACTGTTGAGGGTGATCAATCAAAGGGAATTTCTTCCGATCAAACAATATATCTTTCAAATTGTACAATTAATATTATCACAACAGGAGGAGTTGTTCTTGAGCCATCAGGATCCGGGTTTGACCCATCATATTGTACAGCAATAAAAGCCGATATTGATGTTGTTATTAACTCGAGTGATATTACTATTACTACAAGCGGTCCAGCCGGAAGAGGAATCTCCTGTGATGGAAATTTTATTTTTAACTCCGGCACACTTGAAATAACTTCAAGCGGTGATGGTGCATCATATACAAATACTTCGGGTGAGCCAGATGCTTACGCAGGTCACTGTATTAACATAGATGGAAACGTTGTTATTTTAGATGGAGAAATTACGATTAACCATTCGGGTGACGGCGGGAAAGCAACAGATGTGGATTCAAAAATGCTCATTGGGTCTGCTTCAACAATTCCCACAATTCATATTACAACAACCGGTCAGCCAATTTACATATCTCCCGATGAGTATGCTGAAGCAAAAGCATTATCTGCGGACAGCACTATCAGAATTTATAATTGTGATATTAACATTTCCTCGGCAGATGATGGAATTAAATCTAAAGATTCTATTTTTATTTATGGCGGAACAATTAATATTACTCAATCTGTCGAAGGGATAGAAACTCCAAACCTTATAATTAACGGCGGTGATATTAGTGTAAAAGCTAGCGATGACGGATTGAACACAACTTATGGTCTTGGTGGTGAAACTAATGATGGCAGCAAGATGATTATAAACGATGGATATGTTTTTGTAAGTTCAACTGAGGGCGATGCAATTGATGCGAACGGAGACATTTATTTTAATGGGGGGGTCATCGTTGCTCATGGTCCTAATGCCTCCGGTTTTACTTTTGAAGTTGGGATAGATTTCAATGGCGAATGTAAGATTTCTGGTGGCTTCGTTGTAATTTCAGGGACAAATTCTATGCTGACTCAGGCGCCGAGCAATACTTCCACACAACATTCTGTTCTTTTAAAAACTACTCAAATTATTCAGGCAGGAACTCTATTTCATATTGAAGACATAAATGGTGTTGAATTGCTGACATTTGCACCATCGAAAACATATTACTCAATAATATTTTCTGATTCGCAGCTAACTGCGGGTGCACAATACAGAGTTTACACCGGGGGTACTTATAACGGCGGAACCGTTCGAAATGGATTATACTCCGGCGGAACTTATACGCCGGGGATATTGAAGAAAACATTTACTTTAACAAATATGGTACAGACAGTCACTTTTTAA
- a CDS encoding T9SS type A sorting domain-containing protein, with translation MKKLTLLILLFGVFVYSQDYDLNINLKDGSTVTIAVDDIQRLEFDNVTSIKDVKQLLESFKVFQNYPNPFNPSTTITYQIPNTSNVILRIYDINGQLVKELLNETQAEGEYHVTWNGKNEKNMIVGSGVYIYTVSADKQIVSKQMILLK, from the coding sequence ATGAAAAAACTAACCCTTCTAATTCTTCTTTTTGGTGTATTCGTTTATAGTCAAGACTATGATTTGAATATAAATCTGAAAGATGGGAGTACAGTGACCATTGCTGTTGATGATATTCAAAGACTCGAATTTGATAATGTTACAAGCATTAAAGATGTTAAACAATTGCTGGAATCTTTTAAAGTTTTCCAGAATTATCCAAATCCTTTTAACCCTTCAACAACAATTACATATCAAATACCGAACACATCGAACGTTATATTGCGCATTTATGATATTAATGGTCAGCTTGTTAAAGAATTGCTCAATGAAACTCAGGCAGAAGGCGAATATCATGTAACCTGGAATGGAAAAAATGAAAAGAATATGATCGTGGGCAGTGGTGTTTATATTTATACTGTCAGTGCTGATAAACAGATAGTTTCCAAACAAATGATTTTATTAAAGTAA